A portion of the Anabas testudineus chromosome 22, fAnaTes1.2, whole genome shotgun sequence genome contains these proteins:
- the d2hgdh gene encoding D-2-hydroxyglutarate dehydrogenase, mitochondrial: MAVCHLSIFPEMAGICQRTLKLNIALRHLTLHRTLSSTLAARLSPGDLCSSFLPSGSWQFGSSVCKLHTDADGPRLSPAAPPDRLPFSRVTQEDLAFFRNVLPGRTITDPDLLRSSNVDWLKSVKGSGEVLLRPQTTEEVSQILRYCNSHNLAVNPQGGNTGLVGGSVPVYDEIILSTALMNNVLAFDSISGILTCQAGCVLENLSHYLEESDYIMPLDLGAKGSCHIGGNVATNAGGLRLLRYGSLHGTVLGLEVVLADGRVLDCLATLRKDNTGYDLKQLFIGSEGTLGVITAVSILCPRKPKSVNVVFLGCETFEQLLKTFQLCKGMLGEILSAFEFLDSECMTLLNTHLKLPNPISDCPFYVVIETSGSDQTHDGEKLHNFLEEAMSSLLVTDGTVATEESKIKALWSMRERVTEALTHDGFTYKYDISLPVERIYQLVTDMRQHLGDRAKSVVGYGHVGDGNLHLNITSPAKDPALLAAIEPFVYEWTASCKGSISAEHGLGLKKRNYIYYSKPSQAVALMSDIKAMLDPKGILNPYKTLPDNPK, from the exons ATG GCTGTTTGCCACCTCAGCATTTTCCCAGAAATGGCGGGGATTTGTCAAAGAACACTAAAGCTGAACATCGCTCTGAGACACCTCACACTCCACAGAACACTTTCATCTACATTGGCAGCTAGACTTTCACCTGGAGACCTTTGTAGTTCATTTCTGCCAAGTGGATCATGGCAGTTTGGATCCTCTGTTTGCAAACTGCACACTGATGCAGATGGACCCAGGTTGTCCCCTGCTGCACCCCCAGACAGGCTGCCATTCTCCAGAGTAACTCAGGAAGATTTGGCTTTCTTCAGGAATGTCCTACCAGGCAGAACCATCACAGATCCAGACCTGCTGCGGTCGAGTAATGTGGACTGGCTGAAGTCAGTGAAAG gtTCTGGTGAAGTATTGTTGAGACCTCAAACAACAGAAGAAGTTTCTCAAATTCTCAG ATACTGCAACAGTCATAACCTGGCGGTAAACCCTCAGGGAGGAAACACTGGGCTGGTTGGGGGCAGCGTACCAGTTTACGATGAAATAATCCTCTCCACTGCCCTCATGAACAACGTCCTTGCCTTTGATAGCATCTCTG gTATTCTGACTTGCCAGGCAGGCTGTGTTTTGGAGAACCTATCTCACTACTTGGAGGAGAGCGACTACATCATGCCACTGGATCTTGGGGCAAAAGGCAGTTGTCATATTGGGGGAAATGTGGCAACTAATGCAGGTGGGCTGCGGCTGCTGCGATATGGCTCCTTACATGGGACGGTGCTGGGACTGGAAGTG GTGTTGGCAGATGGGCGTGTGCTGGACTGTTTAGCTACGCTGCGGAAGGATAATACTGGATATGACCTCAAACAGCTTTTTATAGGTTCAGAAGGAACACTGGGGGTCATCACAGCAGTGTCCATTCTTTGTCCACGGAAACCCAAGTCTGTTAATGTGGTTTTCTTAG GCTGTGAGACCTTTGAGCAGCTGCTAAAGACATTTCAGCTCTGCAAAGGCATGCTAGGAGAAATCCTGTCAGCGTTTGAGTTCCTGGACAGTGAATGTATGACACTGCTGAACACACACCTCAAACTACCCAATCCTATCTCTG attGTCCATTTTACGTTGTCATAGAAACGTCAGGTTCTGACCAGACACACGATGGTGAGAAACTCCATAACTTTCTAGAGGAGGCAATGAGCTCTTTATTGGTTACTGACGGGACAGTGGCAACTGAAGAGTCAAAAATAAAG GCTTTGTGGTCGATGCGTGAACGTGTCACGGAAGCGCTGACTCACGATGGCTTCACCTACAAGTATGACATCTCACTTCCAGTGGAGCGGATCTATCAGCTTGTGACAGATATGAGACAGCACCTGGGGGACAGAGCCAAGAGCGTGGTGGGATACGGACATGTAG GTGATGGTAACCTCCACTTGAACATCACCTCTCCTGCGAAAGACCCTGCTCTCCTAGCTGCCATTGAGCCGTTCGTGTACGAGTGGACTGCCAGCTGTAAGGGTAGCATCAGTGCTGAACACGGACTGGGCCTGAAGAAAAGGAACTATATTTACTACAGTAAGCCCAGCCAGGCTGTGGCTCTGATGAGTGACATTAAGGCCATGCTAGACCCCAAAGGTATCCTCAACCCATACAAGACTTTACCAGATAACCCGAAATGA
- the acvr1l gene encoding activin A receptor, type 1 like: MGPCSVHVLLLLLLQALQTSAEDSDGQLACLCDSPKCLQSTQCHGTRCFSSVKVGSNGVVFEHGCLKGPEKIRLHCSTPPSFHQAILCCSEYMCNSNITRSTLMSLLPSDDEPAGEPVQYRVETLALFVLGPVVVLALLSVVSVLACRRLHHGRLQRLQEFDTEQGAIDGLITSNVGDSTLADLLDHSCTSGSGSGLPFLVQRTVARQISLVECVGKGRYGEVWRGQWQGENVAVKIFSSRDEKSWFRETEIYNTVLLRHENILGFMASDMTSRNSSTQLWLITHYHENGSLYDYLQRVAVETTEGLAMAASIACGLVHLHTEIFGTEGKPAIAHRDLKSKNILVTKDLRCCIADLGLAVTHSQADNLLDVGNNPKVGTKRYMAPEVLDETIQTDCFDAYKRVDIWAFGLVLWEIARRTYSNGIVEEYKPPFYDQVPNDPSFEDMRKVVCVEQQRPFIPNRWFSDPTLSALVKLMKECWYQNPSARLTALRIKKTLDKIHSSLEKGKES, encoded by the exons ATGGGACCTTGCAGTGTCCACGTCCTTCTGCTGCTCTTGCTGCAGGCCCTGCAGACATCAGCTGAAGACTCAG ATGGACAGCTGGCGTGTCTGTGTGATAGCCCGAAATGCCTCCAGTCCACCCAGTGTCATGGCACACggtgtttctcctctgtcaaaGTTGGCAGCAACGGAGTGGTGTTTGAGCATGGCTGTCTGAAAGGGCCAGAGAAAATTCGTTTACACTGCTCCACACCTCCGTCCTTTCACCAGGCCATTTTGTGCTGCTCTGAGTACATGTGCAACAGCAACATTACCAGGAGCACTCTGATGTCTCTGCTTCCATCAG ACGATGAGCCAGCAGGTGAACCAGTTCAGTATCGTGTGGAGACATTAGCTCTCTTTGTCCTTGGTCCAGTGGTGGTTTTGGCTCTGCTATCTGTAGTGTCAGTGCTGGCCTGCAGGAGGCTTCATCATGGCCGtctgcagaggctgcaggagtTTGACACTGAGCAGGGAGCCATAGACGGCCTCATCACGTCCAATGTGGGAGACAGCACTTTAGCG GACCTGCTGGATCACTCATGTACATCAGGTAGTGGTTCCGGTCTCCCTTTCCTTGTCCAGAGAACTGTCGCCAGACAGATCAGTCTGGTAGAGTGTGTAG GCAAGGGGAGGTATGGAGAGGTGTGGCGGGGTCAGTGGCAGGGAGAGAATGTGGCTGTTAAAATCTTCTCTTCAAGGGATGAAAAATCCTGgttcagagagacagagatctACAATACAGTGCTGCtaagacatgaaaacatactgG GCTTCATGGCATCTGACATGACCTCTCGAAACTCCAGCACCCAGCTGTGGCTCATCACCCATTACCATGAGAACGGGTCCCTTTATGACTACTTGCAGAGAGTTGCCGTGGAGACAACAGAGGGTCTGGCGATGGCAGCATCAATAGCTTGTGGCCTTGTGCACCTGCACACTGAGATCTTTGGCACAGAGGGGAAACCGGCCATTGCACATCGTGACTTGAAgagcaaaaacattttggttACAAAGGATCTGCGCTGCTGCATTGCAGACCTGG GGCTGGCTGTGACCCACTCTCAGGCAGACAATCTGCTAGATGTGGGCAACAATCCAAAGGTTGGTACCAAGCGCTACATGGCACCCGAGGTTCTGGATGAGACCATTCAGACAGACTGCTTTGATGCCTACAAAAGAGTGGACATCTGGGCCTTTGGACTGGTGCTGTGGGAGATAGCAAGGCGCACATACAGCAATG GTATTGTTGAAGAGTACAAGCCTCCATTCTATGATCAGGTGCCAAACGACCCGAGCTTTGAGGACATGAGAAAAGTGGTCTGTGTGGAGCAGCAGAGACCTTTCATTCCCAATCGTTGGTTCTCTGATCCT acTCTCTCTGCCTTGGTAAAACTGATGAAGGAGTGTTGGTACCAGAACCCGTCGGCCAGGCTAACAGCACTACGCATTAAGAAGACCTTAGACAAGATTCACAGTTCTTTAGAGAAGGGCAAAGAGtcgtga
- the otomp gene encoding otolith matrix protein 1 → MKHLEGNLPVAFLLLLPLLSVNCVANHKTTVSWCVLSDAEEQKCLDLARNATARNIRGSLQCVRGLNTRDCMDRIKNGTADAASMSADDIYAAGLCHGLELAAGESHNGVDGINYYVVVIARRSTSDLSLLEMHERSSCHPGIRTTVGWTVPIGYLVNTSQISVGEQCNFPRSVGNFFGYSCVPGVKDPQHDPRGNNPKNLCEACIGDENDRHICANNHKERHYGESGALRCVAENLGDVAFVKHTTVFDNLDGKNQESWALDLEIEDLKLLCPDGTEAGLDEYERCHLSAVPTNAVVVRVEDKCRVWKYLERLQNVFGNATEGFSLFSSAGYGESDLLFSDATHHLQRVLGSYTSWLGPTYTTMLQAFECEGKCVSVR, encoded by the exons ATGAAGCATCTAGAGGGAAACCTGCCTGTAGCATTCCTGCTTCTTCTGCCTCTTCTGTCTGTCAACTGCGTTGCCAATCATAAAACCACAG TTTCCTGGTGTGTATTGTCTGATGCTGAGGAGCAAAAGTGTCTGGATTTGGCCAGGAACGCCACAGCTCGGAATATTAGAGGATCATTGCAATGCGTCCGTGGCCTGAACACTAGAGATTGTATGGACAGAATCAAG AATGGGACAGCAGATGCAGCCTCCATGTCTGCAGATGACATTTATGCTGCTGGCCTCTGCCATGGCCTGGAGCTGGCTGCAGGAGAGTCCCACAATGGAGTAG ATGGCATTAACTACTATGTGGTGGTGATAGCACGTCGTTCCACCTCAGACTTGTCCCTGCTGGAGATGCACGAGCGCAGCTCCTGTCACCCCGGCATACGTACAACGGTGGGGTGGACTGTCCCCATTGGCTACCTGGTCAACACGTCCCAGATCAGTGTAGGGGAGCAGTGCAACTTCCCCAGAT CGGTTGGGAACTTCTTCGGTTACAGCTGTGTGCCAGGTGTCAAGGACCCCCAACATGACCCCAGAGGCAACAACCCCAAGAATCTGTGTGAGGCCTGCATAGGAGATGAGAACGACAGACACATCTGTGccaacaaccacaaagagaggCACTATGGGGAGTCAGGAGCACTGAG atgcGTGGCTGAAAATCTCGGCGATGTGGCTTTTGTTAAACACACAACGGTCTTCGACAATTTGGATG GTAAGAACCAGGAGTCCTGGGCCCTGGATCTGGAGATCGAGGACCTGAAGCTGCTGTGTCCAGATGGAACTGAGGCGGGACTGGATGAGTATGAGCGATGCCACCTGTCAGCTGTTCCCACTAATGCTGTGGTGGTGCGTGTGGAGGATAAGTGCCGTGTCTGGAAGTACCTGGAACGTTTACAG AATGTGTTTGGCAACGCCACCGAGGGCTTCAGCCTGTTCAGCTCAGCAGGCTATGGAGAATCCGATCTGCTCTTTAGTGATGCCACCCACCACCTGCAAAGGGTTCTGGGTAGCTACACCTCTTGGCTGGGCCCCACTTACACCACCATGCTGCAAGCTTTCGAGTGTGAGggtaagtgtgtgtctgtccgcTGA